The following is a genomic window from Opitutus sp. GAS368.
CCGCGCACGAGCGGTTGATCAATGACGGCGGCGTCATCCATCCCGCGGAGGTCGTCACGCTTTCGCTCACCTTCGACCACAAGGTCGTCAACGGCGCGAGCGCCGCAGCCTTCCTGCAGGAGGTGAAGAACCTGATGGAAGGGTTCAAGCTGCCGGGCTGAACCACTTTAGGTAAGTCGCGGTTTATGCCCAACCGGCGCCGGATTGATGCCGGCGTTCCCGCGGGTAATTTTACCAAACTACCGATTGACGGGTCAGGGCCGGTGCGTAATAGCTGCACGTTTACGCTTGAAGAAATTGCTCCGAAAAACCCTGTTCCTGGCCCTCGGTCTCCTGAGGGTGCTCCGGCTGGCCGCGGCCGAACCGGTGGAGACGGGCGGTTTGGTCTTCACGGAGGAGGAGCGGGCCTGGATCGCGGCACATCCGGTGGTCCGGGTCGGGCAGGATGCGACCTATCCGCCCTACGCCTTTCTGGACGCGAAGGGCAATCTCGTGGGCATCGACCTCGATTACCTGGCGCACATTGCGCACCGCACCGGCCTGCGCTTCCAAAACGAGGTGCGCGAAGACTGGCCGCACGTGCTGACGGCCTTCAAGGCCGGCGAAGTGGATGTCCTGATGAGCCTCGGCTACCTGCCGGAGCGCGAGAATTTCCTGATCTACAGCCGGCCTTACAGCTACGCGCCGGATGTCGTCGTCATGCGCGACGACACGGCGCATCTCCTCGACCTGAGCGACCTCAACGGCCGCCGGGTCGGAATCGTGCGCGGCTACGACACTCTGCGGGCGGAGCTGGCCGATGCCGCCCCGTCGGCCATTCCGGTGGAATATCCGACCACCGAGGCGGCGCTGGTCGGGCTGGCGCGGGGCGAGGTCTACGGGACCCTGGCGGACGTGGTGAACGCCGCCTACCTCGTCAAGACCCGGCGGCTGACGAATCTCCGGCTCGGGAGCGTGATCGGCATGTCCGGCTCCAGCGAGATCCGCCTCGGGGTGCGCAAGGACCTGCCCGTGCTGGCCGGGATCATCGACAAGGCCCTGGCGGATATCTCCGCGGCGGAGCGGCACGAGATTTCCAATCGTTGGGTGGCGGTCGACGTGCAGGACGACCGGTGGTCGTCCCGGGCCGTCAAGATCGCCTCCGCGG
Proteins encoded in this region:
- a CDS encoding transporter substrate-binding domain-containing protein — protein: MKKLLRKTLFLALGLLRVLRLAAAEPVETGGLVFTEEERAWIAAHPVVRVGQDATYPPYAFLDAKGNLVGIDLDYLAHIAHRTGLRFQNEVREDWPHVLTAFKAGEVDVLMSLGYLPERENFLIYSRPYSYAPDVVVMRDDTAHLLDLSDLNGRRVGIVRGYDTLRAELADAAPSAIPVEYPTTEAALVGLARGEVYGTLADVVNAAYLVKTRRLTNLRLGSVIGMSGSSEIRLGVRKDLPVLAGIIDKALADISAAERHEISNRWVAVDVQDDRWSSRAVKIASAVAAGVLFVLLLLFLHNRRLARELAERRRIQAELEQAYDRLAEISEQKSELLRTVTHDLRNPLTGLTLGIDLLRLGRGADDTRRNLDQMRATAQQMMRLINDLVDANVLETGRRNFSWARVDAAAVFREAVESLTAPATRKAIRLTFTAQEPAMSIQSDLTALRQVADNLVSNAVKFSPRDSAVEVEVRWTGTGLRVQVRDHGPGISPEARAKVFTQYGLGDAKPTGGEKSTGLGLWIAQRVVAALHGRVWSEDAAGGGALFVVELPRHPPVTPG